A region of the Pseudoroseomonas cervicalis genome:
CCACAATGCCGTGGCTGCCGCCGTGGCGCAGGGCCGCGCCGATTGGGGGCTGGCCATCGACACGGTGGCGCGCGCCTACGGTCTCGGCTTCCTGCCGGTGGCGGAGGAGCATTACGATTTCTTCCTGCCCGAGGCGCGGCGCGGCCGGCCGGCCGTGCAGGCCTTCCTGGCGGCGCTGGCCGAGCCTTCGCTGCGGGCGCGGCTGGCGGCCCTCGGCTTCCGGCCTTCCGGCTGAGCGGCGCGTCATCCACCGAAACTTATCCACCGAATCTGGGGATCGGCCTGTGCGTAGCCCTGTGGACAAATCGCCCGGACGCTGTCGGGCGCGCGGGCGGCAAGGCCCGGCGCCGTGCTGACGCTGCGCCAGATCGAGGTGTTCCGCGCCGTGCTGCAGGCCGGCAGCATGATGGGGGCGGCGCGGCGCCTCGGCATCGCCCAGCCCACCGTCACCCGCGTCATCCGCCGCATGGAGGATGTGGTGGGCGTGCCGCTCTTCGACCGCGCCGCCGGCCGGCTGACGCCGACCGCCGAGGCGCGGCGGGTGCTGGAGGAGGTGGACCGCGCCTTCGAGGGGCTGAGCGCCGCCTTGCTGCGCGCCAGCCGCGCCGCGCGGCCGGAGGAGGGGCATCTGCAGCTCGGCGTCTCGCCGAGCCTGGGGCGGGTGCTGGTGCCGCGCGCGCTGGCCGGGCTGGTGGCGGCGCATCCGGGGCTGTCGCTGCGGCTCGACGTGCTGTCGGTCAGCCAGGTGGTGGCCTATCTGCGCGACGGGCCGGGGGAGGCCGCCGTCACCCTCTACCCGTTGCTGGAGGCCGGCATCCACAGCCAGCATGTGGGGCAGGGCGCCATGGTCGCGCTGGTGCCGCGCGGCTGGGACCTGGCCTCCCGCCCGGCGCTGCGGCCGCGCGACCTGGAGGGGCGGGCGCTCGCCATGTTCGAAGGCTATTCGGTGCATGGCCAGGCGCTGAGCGCCTGGCTGGCGCTGGATGGCGCCAGCCCCGGCCAGCGCCACCAGGTGCGCTTCGCCGAATCCGCCGCCGCTTTGGCCGAGGCCGGGCTCGCCATCGCGCTGGTCGATGCCTTCAGCGCCATGGCGGTGGATGAGCGG
Encoded here:
- a CDS encoding LysR family transcriptional regulator, which gives rise to MLTLRQIEVFRAVLQAGSMMGAARRLGIAQPTVTRVIRRMEDVVGVPLFDRAAGRLTPTAEARRVLEEVDRAFEGLSAALLRASRAARPEEGHLQLGVSPSLGRVLVPRALAGLVAAHPGLSLRLDVLSVSQVVAYLRDGPGEAAVTLYPLLEAGIHSQHVGQGAMVALVPRGWDLASRPALRPRDLEGRALAMFEGYSVHGQALSAWLALDGASPGQRHQVRFAESAAALAEAGLAIALVDAFSAMAVDERRVAILPALGAGRFNVYLHRVLDRVQGRFLPPFATLLSQAIAERAVALPMP